The proteins below are encoded in one region of Populus alba chromosome 2, ASM523922v2, whole genome shotgun sequence:
- the LOC118063481 gene encoding transcription factor MTB1: protein MKIEVGMGGGAWNDEDKTMVAAVLGSKAFNYLLSNSVANQNLLMVMCGDENLQNKLSDLVDCPNSSNFSWNYAIFWQISCSKSGDWVLGWGDGSCREPKEGEESEFTRIRNIRLEDETQQRMRKRVIQKLQTLFGESDEDNYALGLDRVTDTEMFFLASMYFSFPRGEGGPGNCYASGKHVWISDALKSGPDYCVRSFLAKSAGFQTIVLVATDVGVLELGSVRSVPESIEMVQSIRSWFSTRSSSIRTKLMDAAVAAAAIPVVSEKKDENSPFSNFGIVERVEGAPKIFGQDLNSSNHGHGFREKLAIRKMEERPSWNAYQNGRLAFPGTRNRLHGSSWAQSFGLKQGTPGEVYGPQATANNLKELVNGVREEFRHNHYQGQKQVQVQIDFSGATSGPSVIGRPLSAESEHSDVEASCKEERPGAADDRRPRKRGRKPANGREEPLNHVEAERQRREKLNQRFYALRAVVPNISKMDKASLLGDAISYINDLQAKLKKMEAERGKLEGVVRDSSTLDVNTKGESHNRARDVDIQASNDEVMVRVSCPLDSHPASRVIQALKEAQVTVIESKLSAVNDTVFHTFVIKSEGSEQLTKEKLMAAISCESSSLQSLSSTG from the coding sequence ATGAAGATTGAGGTGGGTATGGGAGGCGGGGCATGGAATGATGAAGATAAGACTATGGTTGCTGCTGTTTTAGGCTCAAAAGCTTTTAATTACTTGCTATCAAATTCAGTAgctaatcaaaatttattaatggtTATGTGTGGCGATGAGAATTTGCAAAATAAGCTCTCTGATCTTGTGGACTGCCCCAACTCCTCGAATTTTAGCTGGAACTATGCCATATTTTGGCAGATTTCATGTTCCAAGTCTGGTGATTGGGTTCTTGGTTGGGGAGATGGGTCTTGTAGGGAGCCTAAAGAAGGTGAAGAATCTGAATTCACTAGAATTCGTAATATACGCCTTGAGGATGAGACTCAACAGAGGATGAGAAAGAGAGTTATTCAGAAGCTGCAGACTTTGTTTGGCGAATCAGATGAGGATAATTATGCCTTGGGATTGGACCGGGTCACTGATACTGAGATGTTCTTTTTGGCATCTATGTATTTCTCCTTTCCTCGGGGAGAAGGTGGTCCGGGAAATTGTTATGCCTCCGGGAAGCATGTCTGGATCTCTGATGCATTGAAATCAGGGCCTGATTATTGTGTGAGATCATTTCTTGCAAAGTCTGCAGGATTTCAGACAATTGTGTTGGTGGCTACTGATGTTGGTGTTCTTGAATTAGGTTCTGTGAGATCTGTTCCTGAAAGTATCGAGATGGTTCAATCAATAAGGTCATGGTTTTCCACTCGGAGTTCAAGTATCAGAACCAAGCTAATGGATGCTGCAGTTGCAGCAGCAGCCATTCCAGTGGTGAGTGAAAAGAAAGATGAGAATTCCCCATTTTCAAATTTTGGGATCGTGGAGAGAGTTGAAGGAGCTCCGAAGATTTTTGGTCAGGATTTGAACAGCTCAAATCATGGTCATGGTTTTAGGGAGAAACTTGCCATCAGAAAGATGGAAGAGAGACCTTCATGGAATGCTTACCAGAATGGTAGGCTTGCATTTCCTGGTACTCGAAATCGCCTGCATGGTTCTAGCTGGGCACAAAGTTTTGGTTTGAAACAAGGGACACCAGGTGAGGTTTATGGGCCACAAGCCACAGCGAATAATCTAAAAGAGCTGGTTAATGGGGTTAGGGAGGAGTTTAGGCATAATCACTACCAAGGTCAAAAGCAGGTGCAAGTGCAAATTGATTTTTCAGGAGCCACTTCAGGGCCTTCTGTGATTGGCAGACCACTTAGTGCAGAATCTGAGCATTCAGATGTTGAAGCTTCGTGCAAGGAAGAAAGGCCAGGTGCAGCAGATGACAGAAGGCCTCGTAAACGGGGCAGGAAGCCAGCTAATGGAAGAGAAGAACCCCTTAATCATGTTGAGGCAGAGAGGCAGCGGCGAGAGAAGCTCAACCAGCGATTCTATGCACTACGAGCTGTTGTGCCCAATATTTCGAAGATGGACAAGGCTTCATTGTTAGGAGATGctatttcttatatcaatgaCCTTCAAGCAAAGCTCAAGAAAATGGAAGCTGAAAGGGGAAAATTGGAGGGCGTTGTGAGAGATTCATCGACATTGGATGTTAACACAAAAGGAGAAAGTCATAATCGAGCTCGAGATGTTGATATCCAAGCTTCCAATGATGAGGTGATGGTAAGAGTGAGTTGTCCATTGGATTCGCATCCAGCATCAAGAGTGATTCAAGCATTGAAAGAAGCACAGGTCACTGTCATTGAGTCGAAACTTTCCGCTGTAAATGACACTGTGTTCCATACATTTGTGATCAAGTCTGAAGGATCCGAGCAGCTAACGAAGGAAAAGCTGATGGCAGCAATTTCCTGCGAATCCAGCTCATTACAGTCATTATCATCAACTGGGTAG